TCTACAACCACTGTAAAGTGGTTGATTCGCCGCGTTTAACATTTCGGAAAACTTTTTTGCATCTATATTAGGTTCTTCATCTTCATCATGAGCTACGAATGCACCAGCTACCATATCATGAACCCTATCATAATCAACCATCTCCTCCTGATGGTAACTATGTTCATTATGCAAATGATGATCAACCGGTACTTTTTCCTGAAAATTGCTATTACTACTACTAGCTTCATTCTGATCATAATTAAAACCTTCTCCATGTTGAAACCAGATATAGTAATTTACCGTGAAACCTCTATTTATTAAATGCTTCCAAACATTTTCACGGTTTGCCAGTTTCGAATTGTTGCATTTCCGACAAGGACAAAACATCTTACCACTTTCTTGGGCGAGCGGTGTTGAATCTGCTTGATGCATAAATGTCTCCAGACCCGCAAGGTATTCTTTCGTCACTCTCCCGTTAGCATATCTATGCATATACATCCACTTCCGCAACTCGTAAATAGTCCCGGAGCCAGCCATTTTTTTCTTTCACGTTTTTTGTTGTTGGTGTGTTTAAAATAATGTTCAAACATCCGTATTTATAGGAAATTTCGAATCTGGTAGTTGTAATTTTCCTATGAATTTACGACGAAAATTAATTAGGTGGGCAAAAAAAACGTGTAACACCTATAAAGTTGGTGGATTCAAAAATTTCCTCGCTAAATACACGTAAACTATTCCCTCGTAAATACCACGCAAAGTTTACGTCGCTAAATACACGTAAACTATTCCCTCGTAAATACCACGCAGTTTTTCCACGTAAGTTTTTCGTAAAATCGACGTAAATTTACGAGGATTGTTTTTCCTCGTTAACTTTCCTCGTTAAGCATGTGTTTTCTTGTAGTGTGATGACAATGACAATGTTGTAAATAAATGAAGAAGATGATGATGAATGAGTAAAAACACTCATTTTTGAAAAAAAGAAAGAAAGATAATAACATTTTCTTGAATAACTCGAACTTATATGGTGAATATAGCAATTAAAAAAAGCATGAATCATTTTTATATTTGACTTCAAATTTTGAGTTATATTTGAAAACACCTTTTTTACAAGGTAATTACTTCAACGAATGGGAAGATTAATGCGATCTAATTGTTGATATTAACTCTCCAAATATCTTCGCATTTCTCCATACTTTTCTACAACACTTTTTAACACACTCGAAAATCATAAATCTAATTAAAACAACATTTACATTTTTATTGGGGTTTTAAATATATAAACTGCAAAAAAGTATTATCAAATTAAATATTATAACGTTGTTATTTTGTAAATAAAATCTCATATATATTAATCGAAAAATATTATCTTCTTTTTGTACCCACGTGTCATCATTAAAATGATTCTTAGATTCATTAGAGAAATATGTTGATCCATCTAATTATATAATAAGTTTTTTATTAAACTAACTATAAATTTATTATTAATGTTCTTTATTATTTCATTAAATAAAAGTTACGGATTTGCCTAATGTTGCTAAAATATATATGTCAATTAATGATTTTGAATAATAAAGATTTGATAAAAATTAGTGTATCTTCTATCATATTTGTTTAATTTTAAACTATTAAAATAAATTAAACAATCACATTAACCATATAATAAAAATTTAGATTTTCATGTATATACTATATTTTGAATTTTTAAAAACGACTATAAAATACTAAAATTGTTAAAGTTCTCACATTCAAATTTTGTAATCCATGGTTTAAAATTTTGTTATGATAAAATGAAAATGATTACAAGATCATATAAGTAAAAATTTTAATTTAATTAATTATTAAGATTAGAAGATATATATATATATATATATATATATCATTTTAAATTAAAATATATACCATATAAAATAAATAAATATTTTAATTTTTAAATTTACTTTGAACAATTATTTTTGATAAAAGCTTTGAACAAACATTGAAAACTTAATTTTTTAAAAATTATAAATTACTAAAACTATTAATCCCACAATGAAAATTTTGTTAGTAATTTAAAATTTTTGCTATAAAAGATACAAATGATGAAAAAAATGAGTAGCAATAATCATTTAGTACATATTAATATTAAAAATATACTATATATGTTAATATCATTTAAATTTATTTTTATATCCTATCAAATAGAAAAAAATTATTGTTTGGATTAATAAAATTGATTTATATGTTTGCACCAGTTTAATTGTATATGTAATAGTTACTAACTTCTAATTATTCAATATATATTTATTACATAATACAGAAAGTTAACGTAGTATTCGATAAAAAGCTAAGGTTAGAGTAAAATTTGACAATTTATTACGTATCACTAATTTGGGAGACGGGGTCGGGATGCACTTGAGATGAAGACATGTTGGTCCAGCTATCTGATTTTGATTAAAGTAATTAATAAAGGGCCCATGAGGCTTCGTGCCTTTAAAGGCCTTCCAAAAGAAAGAAGGAATCCTTCTCTCTTTCTGTGCACTCCTATTCGGTTACAGTGGCAACGTGCGCGTGGTATTCTATCGTGCACGCGAAGCAGAGACAAAAGTAGAGAAGAAGAAGACGCAGAGAAGCTAAATCGGGAGTGGCGCATTATAGCAGTCCGCCATATCCTTCGGTGTCGCTTATCCTCTCCGATTACATCGGTCTCTTCTCTTCTTCCGGTAAATGTTTTCTTCTTCTTTCTAGGCAGATTTTTTGTTGTTGTTTTTTGATCTATTCGTTTACGATGAAAAAAAGATGTATATGGTTTGATCTCTAAGCTTTTTTTCTCGTTTAGAATCGATGGCTGCTCCACCGGCTAGGGCCAGAGCCGATTACGACTATCTCATAAAGCTTCTTTTGATTGGAGATAGCGGTACGTCAGCTCTCAGTTTCCTCCATGTTTTTTTTTGTTTCTCGGGTTCCTCGCACATGGTCCTGAACCGATTCATCTTCTACTGAACCGATCTATTTAGTGTGATGATGATGTTTCTGAGTTTTATTCATCTGATGAAATCGATCATAGATGTTGATGCGTGATCTCACGTTTACTTTGGTTGGTTGCAGGTGTCGGTAAAAGTTGCCTCCTCCTACGATTCTCGGATGGCTCATTCACCACTAGCTTCATTACCACCATTGGGTTTGTCTTCCGAGATTCTAAACCCTTTCATCTCTATCTTTAATCTCATGGAGTCTTCTTCTTCTTGTGCCTTTTTGATGTAGCATTGACTTTAAGATAAGAACCATTGAGCTTGATGGCAAACGTATCAAGCTCCAGATTTGGGACACTGCTGGTCAAGAACGTTTCCGCACCATCACCACTGGTCAGTTCCTTTTTTTTTTTTTTTTTCTAAATATAAATTTGTTTACTTAGAGTCTGATCAAATTCGGTAGACTCTTGAGGAGATGAGCACCTAAATAGATACTTACAGGTACTATGATCACTGATTTTGCTTTGTTTGGCTGATTAGTTTGCTAGGTCTTGTATATTTGATGTGTGTTCTGTTCTATTTCGCCACTTCATTTCTGACCATATCTACTTGTCCTTTTTTTTTTTTTTTGCATTTTGATAGCTTATTACCGTGGGGCAATGGGCATTTTACTAGTGTATGATGTCACAGACGAGTCCTCCTTCAACAGTAAAACCCCCTCCTCCTTTAAAGCCTTTCGCTTGGGCTTCTTTTTATAAATAAAATCCTTAAGTCAAAAGGGTCATATCTCGACGTGTTTGCAGACATAAGGAACTGGATTCGGAATATCGAACAGCACGCTTCAGATAATGTTAACAAAATCTTGGTAGGAAACAAGGCTGACATGGACGAAAGCAAGAGGGTATGATCTCTTATCCCACTTCATGATTCACGGCTGGTCCTAAATAATAACATACTTTCTTGCTACTTTCAGGCTGTACCTACAGCCAAAGGTCAGGCGCTTGCTGATGAGTACGGAATTAAGTTCTTCGAAACTGTAAGCCTAAACAATTCTCTCAATCTTAGATAACGCAGCTTCCGTAAACTAGCTTGTTTACGTAGCTGTATCTATATGCGTCTTGTTGCAGAGTGCCAAGACAAACCTAAACGTGGA
This sequence is a window from Brassica oleracea var. oleracea cultivar TO1000 chromosome C1, BOL, whole genome shotgun sequence. Protein-coding genes within it:
- the LOC106341951 gene encoding ras-related protein RABE1c, producing MAAPPARARADYDYLIKLLLIGDSGVGKSCLLLRFSDGSFTTSFITTIGIDFKIRTIELDGKRIKLQIWDTAGQERFRTITTAYYRGAMGILLVYDVTDESSFNNIRNWIRNIEQHASDNVNKILVGNKADMDESKRAVPTAKGQALADEYGIKFFETSAKTNLNVEEVFFSIGKDIKQRLSDTDSRAEPATIKISQTDQASGAGQATQKSACCGS